The genomic interval CGGGCCTTGGCACGCCCTCTTGCAAAGAGTGGGTATGGCGCCTATCTGCTGCGTTTGTTGCAAGCGCCTTTTGGCAAGACTCATTCCGATTGGGATTGATAAGGTTGTCTATTGGGTGATATATCTTTTCCCATCTATTCAAAGACATCACCTATGCACTTTATTTCATTGAAAATTCCGGATGTGTTACACATCCAGCACCAGCGTCATGAAGATGAGCGAGGCTGCTTTATGGAGCTGTTTCGCCACCAGGACTTCACGCAACAATGTGGCGATCTTTGCTTCGTTCAGGACAACCTGAGTCGCTCCCGGCAAGGGACGCTGCGTGGCCTTCATTATCAGAGGGAGAGACCGCAAGGCAAGCTCGTACAGGTGATTACCGGCACCATCTTCGATGTGGCGGTCGATGTGCGCACTGGGAGTCCGACCTATGGCCAATGGGTTGGCATGCAGCTCTCGGCGGAAGACGGAGGGCTGTGGATCCCTCCCGGGTTTGCCCACGGCTTCTATGTACAGAGCGAATGGGCCCATGTGCTGTATAAATGCACCGACTATTATGTTCCCGAGCTGGAGGCATCTCTCAACTGGTCGGATCCGACGCTGGCTATTGCGTGGCCCCTCATGGACAATGTGCCATTGATCTTGTCTGACAAAGACCGTCACGCCCCTTTCTGGAAGTAACTTCATCATCTTTAGAGCTCAGTATGAACAAACAGGTATTCGATAATTCTGACAAACAGTTACCTCAGGGTTGGCAAGCATCCGCCGGCGATGAGATAGATCTGCGTGAGCTGATCCTGGTGTTATGGCACCAGAAGATCCTGATCCTGCTGGTCGCAGGGGTATTCGCTGCAGCAGGTATAGCTTATGCCCTGCTGGCGCCTCAGGTCTGGGTCAGCCAGGCCGAGATCAAGTCGCCCACCCTCAAGGAGGTGGAATCACTCGAGCTCAATATCAACCAGCTGATCAATGCCCAGGTGCCGGCGGCGGCTTTCACCTCCTTTGACAAGAAGGCGCTCTACGGAGATTTCGTCAACAACTTCAATAGCTTCAATAACAAGCGTCAGTTTCTGATGGAGAAAGGTTATCTGGATGCCGAGGCGGCGCAGTCCGGAGTAACGGACGCGAAAGGCAAGCGACTGTTGCTCAAGACGATGACCGAAGGGATCAATGCCAAGGCCACGGACAAACTGCGTGAAGATGTCACCCTCTCCTTCGCCGCAGACACGGCGGCCGAGGCCAAGGAGCGCCTGGAGCAATACATCGCCTTCATCCAGCAGCAGGAGTCGGCGATCAAGGGCAAGGAACTGGGCACCATCTGGCAGAACCGGATCAAGACGCTGCAGACCCAGTTCGAGAGTGCCAAAATAGATACCCTCAAACAGTTGCAAGACGACATCTTGCGTACCGAATACAGCCTGCGTATTGCCCAGGTGGCTGGACTGGAGGCGCCGGTACAGAACCTGCAGGATCAGGGCAGCCTGCCCATCGATCTGGGGGCTCGCGCCCTGGCTGAGAAGCTCAAGATCCTCAAGGAGATCAAGAATCCCGAGTTCCTCAACCCGGCGCTGAGCGATCTGCGTCTGCAACTCAGCAGTCTCCAGGCCATCAAGCTGGAGGAGCTACCGTTCCAGTCCTTCGCCTATCTGGCTTCACCGAGTGAACCCCTGAGCCGTGACAAACCCAAGCGCTCACTGGTCGTGGTCTTGGCCACTTTGCTTGGCGGCATGCTGGGAGTGGGGATAGTGCTGGTACGTCATGCGTTTCGCAGGCCAGAACCGGCATGATGACAAGGAAGTGAACAAGGGGGGCTGTTGCCCCCTTTTACGTATGGGTTGCTTGGTGACGACACCATGAGAATGACACTGCAGGGATCAGGGACGATGAGGACAACAACAGGGATCTTTGGCTTGGTCAGCATCCTCTATTGGCTGCTGGGCATGCACTTTTTCATGCACAACCCGGGCGGGGCCGGGCTCTATCTGCCTTTCAACGCCTGGGGCTGGATCTTCGCGAGCCTGGTGATGGCGCTGGGGCTGTGGCAGGTCACCCTCAGCCAGCGGCTGGTGGTTTCGCCGCTGCTAACGGCGTTGTGGCTGGGGGCCTTGCTGCTGCTCTTGCCCATGGCCTATCCGGGCTTCGAGCTCAAGGACTATGCCATCCCCCGCCTGTTGGGGCTGTTTGCCGGTCTGCTGTTTCTCGCTTGCCTCTATCAATGGCGACTGGACCGTCAGATGCGGGATCGGCTGCTCTACCTGCTGCTGGGGGCAGTAGCCATAGAGGCGTTGCTCGGCCTGGTGCAGTACTACCTGCTGGTGCCGGGCAACTGGATAGGCTACGACACCAGAACTAATCGCCCTTACGGTATCTTCCAGCAACCCAACGTGATGGCGACCTTTATGGCAACCGGGTTTGCTTTGGCGATATGGCTTCAGATGCGAGGGCACGCCAACCCCTGGCTCAAGGGGCTGCGTCATGGCGTGATCCTGGCGACCGCCTTGCTACTGGTGGTGCTGCAGTCCCGGGTGGGCCAGCTGGGCGGGGCCTTGGCTCTGATCCTGCTGCTGCCGCAGTTGCATCGCGAGCGGCAACTGGGGCGGGTGTTGGGGCTGGTTGGGCTGGGCATAGCGCTCGGGCTGGCATCCCAGTACTGGATGGCGGGGGTCAGGCGGGGGCTGGAGATATATCAGTCCGGCGGCATGAGATCCATCTACTGGCCCTATGCCGCCAGGCTGATTGCCGAGGCGCCCTGGACCGGCTGGGGCTATGGCAGTTTCGAGTCCGTGTTCCTCCAGCATTACATGGCGGACAAGGCGCTCAACCCCGCCATGGTGCAGATCGAGTACAACCTGGATCACCCCCACAACGAGTTTCTCTACTGGGCGGTGGAAGGGGGGCTTGCCCCCATGCTCGGCATGGCGCTAGTGGGCGGGGCCCTGCTGTGGCGACTGGGTAGGGCCGGCTGGGTCAGGGGGATGGCCTTGCTGGCACTGGTGACTCCCATTCTGCTGCACACCCAGACCGAGTATCCCTTCTACCACGCCATCGCCCTGTGGTGGGCGCTGCTGCTGCTCATCCATGTGCTGGATGCGGAAGTGGAGGAGGGGGGGACGGCGGGCCACGCCAACTGGCGGGAGCATATCTACCGCCCCTGGCTCTTGCTGCGTTTCTTGGCCATTGGCATTCCCCTGACTGTCGTCCCCTTCATGCTGACGGCTCTGCATACCGCCTGGGTGGTGACCAAGTATGAGCGCGGTGGCTACAAGCAGCCTGCGTTGCTGCTCGACATCGTCAACCCCATGGCCTGGCTGACCCGGGTAGAGTTCGACGTCAACGCGGTGCGCCTGATGGTGGGCTTGCAGGCCAACAACAAGGCAGAGCTGGAAGCCTATCTCGACTGGGGGCAGGCGTTTGTACGCCATACCCCCAGGGCCAACATCTACGCCAACATGGTGATTGCCCTCAATGCGCTGGGGCGGACCGAGGAGGCCGACCGCCTGCGCACCCAGGCGCTGATGCTCTATCCGGGTGAGCCCTTGCTCACCGCCTCGGCGGCCAAATCGGTCGCCGCTACCCTGGAGCCCAAGCCCTCCTCATGAGCGGGCCGGACACCGCTTTCCCTTACTCCATCACGGCCGCCTTGCGGCCGTGATCATTTCCACTTCAGGCAAGCTCACAGTCAGGATCGGCGGTGTAGTCTCCCGAATGGGGATGGCGGGACCGCGCAGGCGCGGTGTCGGCGCCATCGGGTCTCAGTCGTCATCGGAGTCGACATAGTGAAGAAGATTGCATTCATGGTTACCAGCCTGCTCATTCTGATGGGCACACCGGCCCTCGCAGGCACCAGCGCCCAGGTGGAATACGGCACAGTGCAAGAGAGCCGCGTCCTGACCCAGGAGGCGGCACCCCAGCAGGGCGGAACCCGGCCACTTCGCACCATAGGGGCCGCTGCCCTGGGGGCGGCCGTCGGCAGCCAATTTGGTGGTGGCTCGGGCCAGACTGTCGCCACCACTGTGGGGGCTGTGGCGGGAGCCGAGGCTTCCCGTCGCCGTCAGGGCAACCAGCAGAGCGTGCAGGGCAAGCAGAGGGTCGAGCTGCTAATCAAGACCGAGGCGGGAAAACTGCTCAACGTCGTGCAGGATCAGGATCCCGCGCTCAGATTCAACAAGGGGGACAAGGTGCGCATCCTGACCACGGGAACGGATACCCGGGTCGACAAGTCCGTCTAGGGGGCTGCCTGGCGGTATGATGTCAGGGGGGTTAGCCCCCTGGTTGCGGCCGGATTGTACGATGTTTCATCAAGGGTTTCATCGGCTCGCAAAAATGCGGTTCAGTGCTGGACGGCGAGAGCGCCTTGGCTAAGATAACCGTCTTAACGTCTTGTTTGGCAAGGGAGTATGAAATGGAGATAGTACTAGGCCCATTAGAGGCTCGCGTGATCGGCTGCCTGATAGAGAAAGAGATCTGCACGCCGGATCAGTACCCTCTCTCTCTCAATGCACTGGTCAATGCCTGCAACCAGAAGAGCAATCGCGAACCCGTGCTCGAGCTCGCCGAGCTGGATATCCGCGCCGTCATCGACGAACTGATCCGCCGCCGTCTGGTGGTCAACACAGCCGGCTTCAATGCCCGGGTGCCCCGCTATCAGCACCGTTTCTGCAACACCGAGTTTGGTGAACTGAAGTTCAGCGCCCAGGAGCTCGGCATTATCTGCGAGCTCTTGCTGCGGGGCCCCCAGACCCCGGGCGAGCTGCGCTCGCGCACCAACCGGCTGTGCAGCTTCGACGATGTGACCGAGGTGGATGCGGTGCTGGCCGCGCTGGCCGAGCGGGGACCCTATGTGGTCAAGCTGCCCCGTGAGCCGGGCAAGCGGGAATCCCGCTATGCCCACCTGTTTGGTGGCGAAATCGATCTGGAAGCTCTGGCCGAGGCCGCTCCCGCCAGCGGCTATGCCTCTCCTGCCGCCGATCGCCTGAGCCAGCTGGAAGAGGAAGTTGAGCGCCTCAAGTCGCAGTTGCAGGCCCTGGAGGCCCGTCTGGCGCGCCTGGAAGGCTGAGTTAGGCGAGTTGGCTTACCCCATCAGGAGGCGCTGCGGCGCCTTTTTTCATGTCCCGTTGGCCGCCCGCAGCGCCCTCGCAGAGGATGACCCGCCCGGCCCCCAGT from Aeromonas rivipollensis carries:
- the rfbC gene encoding dTDP-4-dehydrorhamnose 3,5-epimerase, whose protein sequence is MHFISLKIPDVLHIQHQRHEDERGCFMELFRHQDFTQQCGDLCFVQDNLSRSRQGTLRGLHYQRERPQGKLVQVITGTIFDVAVDVRTGSPTYGQWVGMQLSAEDGGLWIPPGFAHGFYVQSEWAHVLYKCTDYYVPELEASLNWSDPTLAIAWPLMDNVPLILSDKDRHAPFWK
- a CDS encoding glycine zipper 2TM domain-containing protein gives rise to the protein MKKIAFMVTSLLILMGTPALAGTSAQVEYGTVQESRVLTQEAAPQQGGTRPLRTIGAAALGAAVGSQFGGGSGQTVATTVGAVAGAEASRRRQGNQQSVQGKQRVELLIKTEAGKLLNVVQDQDPALRFNKGDKVRILTTGTDTRVDKSV
- a CDS encoding PglL family O-oligosaccharyltransferase; the protein is MRTTTGIFGLVSILYWLLGMHFFMHNPGGAGLYLPFNAWGWIFASLVMALGLWQVTLSQRLVVSPLLTALWLGALLLLLPMAYPGFELKDYAIPRLLGLFAGLLFLACLYQWRLDRQMRDRLLYLLLGAVAIEALLGLVQYYLLVPGNWIGYDTRTNRPYGIFQQPNVMATFMATGFALAIWLQMRGHANPWLKGLRHGVILATALLLVVLQSRVGQLGGALALILLLPQLHRERQLGRVLGLVGLGIALGLASQYWMAGVRRGLEIYQSGGMRSIYWPYAARLIAEAPWTGWGYGSFESVFLQHYMADKALNPAMVQIEYNLDHPHNEFLYWAVEGGLAPMLGMALVGGALLWRLGRAGWVRGMALLALVTPILLHTQTEYPFYHAIALWWALLLLIHVLDAEVEEGGTAGHANWREHIYRPWLLLRFLAIGIPLTVVPFMLTALHTAWVVTKYERGGYKQPALLLDIVNPMAWLTRVEFDVNAVRLMVGLQANNKAELEAYLDWGQAFVRHTPRANIYANMVIALNALGRTEEADRLRTQALMLYPGEPLLTASAAKSVAATLEPKPSS
- a CDS encoding LPS O-antigen chain length determinant protein WzzB, which encodes MNKQVFDNSDKQLPQGWQASAGDEIDLRELILVLWHQKILILLVAGVFAAAGIAYALLAPQVWVSQAEIKSPTLKEVESLELNINQLINAQVPAAAFTSFDKKALYGDFVNNFNSFNNKRQFLMEKGYLDAEAAQSGVTDAKGKRLLLKTMTEGINAKATDKLREDVTLSFAADTAAEAKERLEQYIAFIQQQESAIKGKELGTIWQNRIKTLQTQFESAKIDTLKQLQDDILRTEYSLRIAQVAGLEAPVQNLQDQGSLPIDLGARALAEKLKILKEIKNPEFLNPALSDLRLQLSSLQAIKLEELPFQSFAYLASPSEPLSRDKPKRSLVVVLATLLGGMLGVGIVLVRHAFRRPEPA
- a CDS encoding YceH family protein — translated: MEIVLGPLEARVIGCLIEKEICTPDQYPLSLNALVNACNQKSNREPVLELAELDIRAVIDELIRRRLVVNTAGFNARVPRYQHRFCNTEFGELKFSAQELGIICELLLRGPQTPGELRSRTNRLCSFDDVTEVDAVLAALAERGPYVVKLPREPGKRESRYAHLFGGEIDLEALAEAAPASGYASPAADRLSQLEEEVERLKSQLQALEARLARLEG